In a genomic window of Paraburkholderia phenazinium:
- the treZ gene encoding malto-oligosyltrehalose trehalohydrolase, which yields MSESPIDPHARHHAHCLPFGAQLLGAASARPRTRFRFWAPSCQSVQVEIEGPAAPVKLEMTPTGNGWFEAEADCGAGTLYRYRLDGELAVPDPASRFQPQDVHGPSEVIDPRAYTWQHAHWHGRPWEETVLYELHVGTLGGYAGVMQRLPALAELGVTAIELMPLNDFPGQRNWGYDGVLPYAPDSSYGRPDELKALIDAAHGLGLNVFLDVVYNHFGPDGNYLHRYAKPFFREGTHTPWGPAIDFERTEVRDFFCDNALYWINEYRFDGLRFDAVHAIDNHEWLRELSDHIRAKVRHGRHVHLVLENEHNTANLLETHFDAQWNDDAHNTLHVLLTGETEGYYHAFADEPIRKLARVLSEGFVYQGEPSPIHDGKPRGEPSGHVPPTSFVMFLQNHDQIGNRAFGERLRKLCSPDALRAATGLLLLSPQIPLLFMDEEFGSDQPFLFFTDYTGDLADAVREGRRREFARFASFSDEKRRAQIPDPNHPQTFAASSPPTDAAAQPDAHERLDWMHFYKSALTVRAKLITPRLAHAKALGASVLAAQNGSDANALIARWQLDDGETLAIALNLGDAAVPFAQTETLMPKGKIVFETPPRVRDHLAGQQLPPYAFIAWLTGDVSEYANTHDARKVIEREWHA from the coding sequence ATGTCCGAAAGTCCGATTGATCCTCATGCGCGTCATCATGCGCATTGCCTGCCGTTCGGCGCGCAGCTGCTAGGTGCGGCGAGCGCGAGACCGCGCACGCGCTTTCGTTTTTGGGCGCCGTCGTGCCAGTCGGTGCAGGTGGAGATCGAAGGGCCGGCTGCGCCCGTCAAGCTCGAGATGACGCCGACCGGCAACGGCTGGTTCGAAGCCGAAGCCGATTGCGGCGCAGGCACGCTGTATCGCTACCGGCTCGACGGCGAACTGGCGGTGCCCGATCCCGCTTCGCGGTTTCAGCCGCAGGATGTACACGGCCCGAGCGAAGTGATCGATCCACGCGCCTATACGTGGCAACACGCGCACTGGCATGGCCGGCCCTGGGAAGAAACGGTGTTGTACGAATTGCATGTGGGCACGCTGGGCGGCTATGCGGGTGTCATGCAGCGTCTGCCCGCGCTCGCCGAACTGGGGGTGACCGCCATCGAACTGATGCCGTTGAACGATTTTCCCGGCCAGCGCAATTGGGGCTACGACGGCGTACTGCCGTATGCACCCGACTCATCCTATGGCCGCCCGGACGAACTGAAAGCACTGATCGATGCGGCCCACGGTCTCGGTCTGAACGTGTTCCTCGACGTGGTCTATAACCACTTCGGCCCGGACGGCAATTATCTGCATCGGTATGCGAAGCCGTTCTTTCGCGAAGGCACGCATACGCCTTGGGGTCCGGCCATCGACTTCGAGCGCACCGAGGTCCGCGATTTCTTCTGCGACAACGCGCTCTACTGGATCAACGAATATCGCTTCGACGGCCTGCGCTTCGATGCCGTGCATGCCATCGACAATCACGAATGGTTACGCGAACTCTCGGACCATATTCGCGCCAAGGTGCGGCACGGACGTCATGTGCATCTGGTCCTCGAAAACGAGCACAACACCGCCAACCTGCTCGAAACGCATTTCGACGCGCAGTGGAACGACGACGCGCACAACACCCTGCACGTGCTGCTGACCGGCGAGACGGAAGGCTACTATCACGCGTTCGCGGATGAGCCGATCCGCAAGCTGGCGCGGGTGCTCAGCGAAGGCTTTGTGTATCAGGGCGAGCCTTCGCCGATCCACGACGGTAAGCCGCGCGGCGAACCGAGCGGGCATGTGCCGCCCACCTCGTTCGTGATGTTTCTGCAGAACCACGATCAGATCGGCAATCGCGCATTCGGCGAGCGGCTGCGCAAGCTGTGCTCGCCGGATGCGCTGCGGGCTGCCACGGGCCTGTTGCTGCTCTCGCCGCAGATTCCGCTGCTGTTCATGGATGAAGAGTTCGGTTCCGATCAGCCGTTCCTGTTTTTCACCGACTACACCGGCGATCTCGCGGATGCGGTCCGCGAAGGACGCCGCCGCGAATTCGCGCGCTTCGCGTCCTTCAGCGACGAAAAGCGCCGCGCGCAGATTCCGGATCCGAATCATCCGCAGACCTTCGCCGCGTCGTCGCCGCCAACGGATGCCGCCGCGCAACCCGATGCACACGAACGGCTCGACTGGATGCACTTCTACAAATCCGCGCTGACGGTGCGGGCAAAGCTGATTACGCCGCGCCTCGCGCATGCGAAGGCATTGGGGGCAAGTGTGCTAGCCGCGCAGAACGGAAGTGACGCCAACGCGCTCATCGCACGCTGGCAGCTCGACGATGGGGAAACGCTCGCCATCGCGCTGAACCTCGGCGACGCTGCCGTGCCGTTTGCGCAAACGGAGACGTTGATGCCCAAAGGCAAGATCGTCTTCGAAACCCCGCCACGCGTGCGGGACCATCTCGCCGGGCAGCAGTTGCCGCCCTACGCCTTCATCGCGTGGTTGACCGGCGACGTCAGCGAGTATGCAAACACGCACGATGCGCGCAAGGTCATCGAACGGGAGTGGCACGCATGA
- the treY gene encoding malto-oligosyltrehalose synthase yields the protein MTVPRSTLRLQFHKGFTFDDALAHVEYFAALGVSHLYASPVTTAEPGSMHGYDTVDYSRISAECGGEAGLKRLVEKLHERGMGLIIDVVPNHMGVGGSSNAWWLDILEWGRHSAYARHFDIDWHSPDPALRGKVLMPCLGASYGDELAAGRIELRFAAQTGHFYAAYGPHVGPVCPIDYAAILQSAERADLSALAERFQGLTTQPADQPRAAEGRELLREFVAQNGRSAVDAALANYAPGESVTRDRLHRLLERQHFRLAWWRTASDEVNWRRFFDISTLAGIRVERPEVFDAVHALPFRLYTEGLIDGVRIDHVDGLAEPREYCQRLRQRLNELRDGEPYIVVEKILARGEPLREDWPVHGTTGYDFMNDVGALLHDPAGAEPLAATWAELTGRSARFADEALAARRKILAENLSAELDRAARALHRIARDSITTRDFTFTALHRVLTELVVHFPVYRIYPQNGVRTEADNVYFNQALAGAKQALSPADYAVLDQVDAWLGSGTAEDAALVRQGSAANAQAGANGQPFNHAGSSRRTAQTLFSQLTAPVAAKAVEDTACYRYGRLLSRNEVGSDPGEFALSVEQFHATNLERARRFPHAMLATATHDHKRGEDVRARLAVLSEIAHDWSATLRAWSTLNAPQRRALDGSLAALDHDWAPGPAAEAMLYQTLVGCWPPELAPDDDAGVKALAERVAQWQLKALREAKLRTSWLAPDETYEKACRDFLFDILAPQRRDGFLHALSALVARIGQAGAINSLQQTVLRLTSPGVPDLYQGTELWDFTLVDPDNRRPVDFAQRAAWLVETPPSDLLSEWRNGRVKLAVVQRLLALRAHLPALLSEGTYLPLTVKGKHAAQVVAFARRHANAWAVIIVTHLAAGLLDEGGDVPLVNAAQWEDTAVEMPAELTSRALFDWMSTAAPKVEDDGSLFLRDALATMPVAVLVEDGVPRA from the coding sequence ATGACCGTCCCGCGTTCTACCCTCAGGCTGCAGTTCCACAAGGGCTTCACGTTCGACGACGCCCTCGCGCACGTCGAGTACTTTGCTGCGCTCGGCGTGAGCCATCTGTACGCATCGCCGGTGACGACGGCCGAGCCGGGTTCGATGCACGGCTACGACACCGTCGACTACAGCCGGATCAGCGCGGAATGCGGCGGCGAAGCGGGACTCAAGCGGCTGGTCGAGAAACTGCACGAACGCGGCATGGGGCTGATTATCGACGTGGTGCCGAATCACATGGGCGTCGGCGGGTCGAGCAACGCGTGGTGGCTCGATATCCTCGAATGGGGACGCCATAGCGCATATGCACGGCACTTCGACATCGACTGGCATTCGCCCGATCCTGCCCTGCGCGGCAAAGTGCTGATGCCGTGCCTGGGCGCATCGTATGGAGACGAACTCGCCGCCGGCCGGATCGAACTGCGCTTCGCTGCGCAGACGGGGCACTTCTATGCGGCCTACGGACCGCACGTCGGCCCGGTGTGCCCGATCGATTACGCGGCGATCCTGCAAAGCGCCGAGCGCGCGGATCTCAGTGCGCTCGCCGAACGCTTCCAGGGACTCACCACGCAACCGGCCGACCAGCCACGCGCCGCCGAAGGGCGCGAGTTGTTGCGCGAGTTCGTGGCGCAGAACGGCAGGTCGGCCGTCGACGCCGCGCTAGCCAACTATGCGCCCGGCGAATCCGTGACGCGCGACCGTTTGCATCGGCTGCTCGAGCGCCAGCATTTCAGGCTCGCGTGGTGGCGCACGGCGTCGGACGAAGTGAACTGGCGGCGCTTCTTCGACATCAGCACGCTGGCCGGCATCCGCGTCGAACGGCCCGAGGTGTTCGACGCCGTGCACGCGTTGCCGTTTCGCCTCTATACGGAAGGCCTGATCGACGGCGTGCGGATCGACCATGTGGACGGTCTCGCCGAACCACGCGAATATTGCCAGCGGCTGCGGCAACGCCTAAACGAGCTGCGCGACGGCGAGCCGTATATCGTGGTCGAAAAGATCCTCGCGCGCGGCGAGCCGTTGCGCGAGGACTGGCCGGTCCACGGCACCACCGGCTACGACTTCATGAACGATGTCGGCGCGCTGCTGCACGATCCGGCGGGCGCCGAACCGCTCGCCGCGACGTGGGCCGAGCTGACCGGACGCAGCGCGCGCTTCGCCGATGAAGCGTTGGCCGCGCGGCGCAAGATTCTCGCGGAAAATCTCTCTGCGGAACTGGACCGCGCCGCGCGCGCCTTGCATCGGATTGCCCGCGATTCGATCACCACACGCGACTTCACCTTCACCGCGCTGCACCGCGTGCTGACCGAACTCGTCGTGCACTTTCCGGTGTATCGCATCTATCCGCAAAACGGCGTACGCACAGAGGCCGACAACGTCTATTTCAATCAGGCGCTAGCCGGCGCGAAGCAAGCGCTCTCGCCTGCCGATTACGCCGTGCTGGACCAGGTCGATGCCTGGTTGGGTAGCGGCACAGCCGAGGACGCCGCACTGGTTCGCCAGGGTTCGGCCGCCAACGCGCAGGCAGGCGCGAATGGTCAGCCGTTCAATCACGCGGGATCGTCTCGCCGCACGGCGCAGACGCTGTTTTCGCAATTGACCGCACCGGTGGCGGCGAAAGCGGTCGAGGACACAGCCTGCTATCGCTACGGCCGCCTGTTGTCGCGCAACGAGGTGGGTTCCGACCCAGGCGAATTCGCACTTTCGGTCGAGCAGTTTCACGCCACCAATCTCGAACGCGCACGCCGTTTTCCGCATGCGATGCTGGCGACCGCCACCCACGATCACAAGCGCGGTGAAGACGTGCGCGCACGGCTTGCCGTACTCAGCGAGATCGCGCATGACTGGAGCGCGACGCTGCGCGCATGGTCGACGCTGAACGCACCGCAGCGCCGCGCGCTCGACGGCAGTCTGGCCGCACTCGATCACGACTGGGCGCCGGGCCCGGCAGCAGAGGCAATGCTGTATCAAACCCTGGTGGGCTGCTGGCCGCCCGAGCTCGCACCCGATGACGACGCCGGCGTCAAGGCACTCGCCGAACGGGTCGCGCAGTGGCAGTTGAAGGCGCTGCGCGAGGCGAAGCTGCGCACGTCCTGGCTCGCGCCCGACGAGACGTATGAGAAGGCCTGCCGCGACTTCCTGTTCGATATCCTCGCGCCGCAGCGGCGCGACGGTTTCCTGCACGCGCTATCCGCACTGGTCGCCCGGATCGGCCAGGCCGGCGCCATCAACAGCTTGCAGCAGACCGTGCTGCGACTCACGTCGCCGGGCGTCCCGGATCTGTACCAAGGCACCGAGTTGTGGGACTTCACTCTGGTGGATCCAGACAACCGGCGTCCGGTGGATTTTGCACAGCGTGCGGCATGGCTGGTCGAAACGCCGCCGTCGGACTTGCTGTCCGAGTGGCGCAATGGACGCGTGAAGCTGGCCGTCGTGCAGCGCTTGCTGGCGCTGCGCGCGCACTTGCCGGCGCTGCTGAGCGAGGGCACGTATTTGCCGCTGACCGTCAAGGGCAAGCATGCGGCACAGGTGGTCGCGTTCGCGCGCAGACACGCCAACGCGTGGGCCGTAATCATCGTGACGCATCTGGCGGCTGGACTGCTCGA
- the glgX gene encoding glycogen debranching protein GlgX, producing the protein MSHVLPDRLSPGSPYPLGASWDGLGVNFAVFSANAQRIELCLFDPTGRKEMKRFTLPECTDEIWHGYLPNAHPGTAYGFRAHGPYQPQNGHRFNPHKLLLDPYARKLVGQFRWSDALFSYRVHSNRLDLSIDRRDSAPAMPKCVVIDEAFDWSHDTRPNVPWGETVLYEAHVRGASMLRPNLRAHERGTFAALSSPEFIEHLQKLGVTAVELLPVHAFLNDRFLVERGLRNYWGYNTAAFFAPEPSYLSTHRLDEMRIAVRQLHAAGIEVILDVVYNHTCEGGEMGPTVSWRGLDNASYYRLVPGDERHHINDTGCGNTLNLPHPRVLQMVMDSLRYWSTAFNIDGFRFDLGVTLGREHNGFDPGSGFFDALRQDPILSQRKLISEPWDIGPGGYQLGNHPPGFAEWNDRFRDTVRRFWRGDAGLRPDLAARLTGSADLFNRRFRKPWASVNFVASHDGFTLADIVAYEQKHNEANGENNNDGHNENCSSNWGVEGSSDDPAILETRARVARSLMATLFMALGTPMMLAGDESCRTQHGNNNAYCQDNELSWIDWERAGSEEGRRMTEFVSRVIALRKQHPLLRETRFLFGDREVLPGLYDIGWFDERGFPLTIEAWQDPEGRALTLRRAGPGLDGETEVLLMMLNASGGMLRFAPPAPHLEWHVLLDTADPDAPPRPLAASEVEVAGHGLVMLAARPVGDADWQAGWQAGPQHGPRLLTALPPDPGTVLPADGESHT; encoded by the coding sequence ATGTCGCATGTATTGCCCGACCGGCTGTCGCCGGGCTCGCCCTATCCACTCGGGGCGAGCTGGGACGGACTCGGCGTCAACTTTGCGGTTTTCTCGGCCAATGCCCAGCGGATCGAGTTGTGCCTGTTCGATCCCACCGGTCGCAAGGAGATGAAGCGCTTCACGCTGCCCGAATGCACCGACGAGATCTGGCACGGCTACCTGCCTAACGCGCATCCCGGTACGGCCTATGGGTTTCGCGCGCATGGCCCTTACCAGCCGCAGAACGGGCATCGCTTCAACCCGCACAAGCTGTTGCTCGACCCGTACGCGCGCAAGCTCGTCGGACAGTTTCGCTGGTCGGATGCGCTCTTCAGTTACCGTGTGCATTCGAACCGGCTCGACCTGTCCATCGACCGGCGCGATTCGGCGCCGGCCATGCCGAAGTGCGTCGTGATCGACGAGGCCTTCGACTGGTCGCACGACACGCGGCCTAACGTGCCCTGGGGCGAAACGGTTCTCTACGAAGCCCACGTCCGCGGCGCGTCGATGCTGCGCCCCAATCTGCGCGCGCACGAACGTGGCACGTTTGCCGCGCTATCGTCGCCGGAGTTTATCGAGCATCTGCAGAAGCTCGGCGTCACCGCGGTCGAACTGTTACCGGTGCATGCGTTTCTGAACGACCGCTTCCTCGTGGAGCGCGGTCTGCGCAACTACTGGGGCTACAACACCGCGGCTTTCTTTGCGCCGGAGCCGTCGTATCTGAGCACGCATCGGCTCGACGAAATGCGCATCGCGGTTCGGCAACTGCATGCGGCAGGGATCGAAGTGATTCTGGACGTGGTCTACAACCATACGTGCGAAGGCGGCGAAATGGGTCCGACCGTATCGTGGCGCGGCCTCGACAACGCCAGCTACTATCGTCTCGTGCCCGGCGACGAACGTCACCATATCAACGACACCGGCTGCGGCAACACGCTGAACCTGCCGCATCCACGCGTGCTGCAGATGGTGATGGATTCGCTGCGCTACTGGTCGACGGCGTTCAACATCGACGGCTTCCGTTTCGATCTCGGCGTGACGCTCGGCCGCGAACATAACGGCTTCGATCCCGGCTCCGGCTTTTTCGACGCCTTGCGCCAGGACCCGATCCTGTCGCAACGCAAGCTGATTTCCGAGCCTTGGGACATCGGCCCGGGTGGCTATCAGCTCGGCAATCATCCGCCCGGCTTCGCGGAGTGGAACGACCGCTTTCGCGATACCGTACGGCGCTTCTGGCGTGGCGACGCTGGCCTGCGGCCCGATCTTGCGGCGCGCCTCACCGGCTCCGCGGATCTGTTTAACCGCCGCTTCAGGAAACCGTGGGCCTCGGTGAATTTCGTCGCGTCGCACGACGGCTTCACGCTTGCCGACATCGTCGCGTACGAGCAAAAGCATAACGAAGCCAACGGCGAAAATAACAACGACGGCCACAACGAGAACTGCAGTTCGAACTGGGGTGTCGAAGGATCGAGCGACGATCCCGCGATTCTCGAAACCCGTGCACGGGTGGCCCGCTCGCTGATGGCGACGCTGTTCATGGCGCTCGGCACGCCGATGATGCTGGCCGGCGACGAATCCTGCCGCACCCAGCACGGCAATAACAATGCGTACTGCCAGGACAACGAACTATCATGGATCGATTGGGAACGCGCCGGGTCTGAAGAAGGTCGCAGAATGACCGAGTTCGTCTCGCGCGTGATTGCCTTGCGCAAGCAGCATCCGCTGCTGCGCGAGACGCGCTTCCTGTTCGGCGACCGTGAGGTGTTGCCCGGCCTGTACGACATCGGCTGGTTCGACGAACGCGGCTTTCCCTTGACCATCGAGGCCTGGCAGGACCCGGAAGGACGCGCGCTGACGCTGCGCCGCGCAGGTCCAGGACTCGACGGTGAAACGGAAGTATTGTTGATGATGCTGAACGCGTCCGGCGGCATGTTGCGTTTCGCGCCGCCCGCGCCGCATCTGGAATGGCACGTGCTGCTGGATACCGCAGACCCCGACGCACCGCCTCGTCCGTTGGCGGCATCGGAAGTGGAAGTGGCCGGTCACGGTCTCGTCATGCTGGCCGCGCGGCCGGTGGGCGACGCAGACTGGCAGGCCGGCTGGCAAGCCGGGCCGCAGCACGGCCCGCGGCTCCTGACCGCGTTGCCGCCGGACCCGGGCACAGTCCTGCCCGCCGACGGCGAATCGCACACGTAG
- the malQ gene encoding 4-alpha-glucanotransferase → MNATRRSESINSLAARAGFEVEWQDAHHLIQQVPESTLSVLLERMGLPCGSAVQIRQSAAALEAELSGRKLPPLMTAECERGIALPAAAIRSGSHYRIELESGSQIDGRFTAPKGEAALLSPIDEPGYHTLFINDHRITLAVAPSRCYTAADAWRAMQNTPVPPLWGIAAQLYGLRRTGDGGIGDYSALAQLAVESAKRGAHALAVSPTHAMFSAEPERFSPYSPSSRLWLNVTHIDPAAVFGAEAARAAIDAHQGAETWSQLERLTLIDWPQAVRLKLKVLRTLFEQFCIHDRAQDAPRALEFNAFCVQGGRSLEDHARFEALQAVQLAQAEPNGHWRTWPEALRDPRSAEVEAFANAHRHEVEFHLFLQWLAAKGLSHAQHAARDAGMAVGLIADLAVGCDSAGSHAWSYRDDMLQGVSVGAPPDLFNQAGQAWGLTTFSPRAMRNQGFVAFIDMLRAAFAHAGGIRIDHILGLRRLWLVPEGESARNGAYLRYPLEDMLRLIALESWRHRSIVIGEDLGTVPPGFRERLDEHGIAGIRVLWFENGASGKDFKMPRDWDRNAVATTTTHDLPTVTGWWRGADIVWRNQIGQTLPRADGRDPVEVALAERANERAALWDAFQWAGVAAHGVPPPPIDSAPVDEALAFVAATPSPLVTYPLEDLLALEDQPNLPGSIDEHPNWRRRLALPIDELFAEPAFSDRLLAVERARSVGATAASASTTASSGPDTP, encoded by the coding sequence ATGAACGCCACCCGACGCTCCGAGTCCATCAATAGCCTGGCCGCTCGCGCCGGTTTCGAAGTCGAATGGCAAGACGCGCATCACCTCATCCAGCAGGTTCCCGAAAGCACGCTCAGCGTGCTGCTCGAACGCATGGGACTGCCGTGCGGCAGCGCGGTCCAGATCCGCCAGAGCGCCGCCGCGCTCGAAGCGGAACTGTCCGGCCGCAAGCTGCCGCCGCTGATGACCGCCGAATGCGAGCGCGGCATCGCGCTGCCGGCGGCGGCGATCAGATCGGGCAGCCACTATAGGATCGAACTGGAAAGCGGTTCGCAGATCGACGGTCGCTTCACTGCGCCGAAAGGTGAAGCAGCGCTGCTGTCGCCTATCGACGAACCCGGTTATCACACGCTCTTTATCAACGACCACCGCATCACGCTCGCGGTGGCGCCCTCGCGCTGCTATACCGCCGCCGATGCGTGGCGGGCCATGCAGAACACGCCCGTGCCGCCGTTGTGGGGCATCGCTGCGCAACTCTATGGCTTGCGCCGCACGGGCGACGGCGGCATTGGCGACTACTCGGCGCTCGCGCAACTCGCTGTGGAAAGCGCGAAGCGCGGCGCGCATGCGCTCGCCGTCAGCCCGACCCATGCGATGTTCAGCGCCGAGCCGGAACGCTTTAGTCCGTATTCGCCGTCGTCGCGCTTGTGGCTCAATGTCACGCATATCGATCCGGCCGCCGTGTTCGGTGCGGAGGCGGCACGCGCCGCCATCGACGCTCATCAGGGCGCCGAAACATGGTCGCAGCTTGAACGTCTGACGCTGATCGACTGGCCGCAGGCTGTGCGGCTCAAGCTCAAGGTCCTGCGCACGCTCTTCGAGCAGTTCTGCATCCACGACCGCGCTCAGGACGCGCCCCGTGCACTCGAATTCAACGCGTTCTGCGTGCAAGGCGGCCGCTCGCTTGAGGACCACGCGCGCTTCGAAGCATTGCAGGCGGTTCAGCTTGCCCAGGCGGAGCCGAACGGACATTGGCGCACCTGGCCCGAGGCGTTGCGCGATCCGCGTAGTGCGGAGGTCGAAGCGTTTGCGAACGCGCATCGGCACGAGGTCGAATTTCATCTGTTCCTGCAATGGCTCGCGGCCAAGGGACTCTCGCATGCCCAGCACGCGGCCCGCGATGCCGGCATGGCGGTGGGCTTGATCGCGGACCTCGCCGTCGGTTGCGATAGCGCCGGCAGTCACGCGTGGTCGTATCGCGACGACATGCTGCAAGGCGTGTCGGTCGGCGCGCCGCCGGATCTGTTCAATCAGGCCGGCCAGGCGTGGGGACTCACGACGTTCTCGCCGCGCGCCATGCGCAACCAGGGCTTCGTGGCCTTTATCGACATGCTGCGCGCCGCGTTTGCTCACGCCGGCGGCATCCGCATCGATCACATCCTCGGCCTGCGGCGCCTGTGGCTCGTACCCGAAGGCGAAAGCGCGCGCAATGGCGCCTATCTGCGCTACCCGCTCGAAGACATGCTGCGGCTGATTGCGCTCGAATCGTGGCGACACCGCTCGATTGTGATCGGCGAGGATCTTGGCACGGTGCCGCCCGGCTTCCGGGAACGGCTCGACGAACACGGCATTGCCGGTATTCGCGTGTTGTGGTTCGAAAACGGCGCGTCGGGCAAGGACTTCAAGATGCCGCGGGACTGGGACCGCAACGCAGTGGCGACCACCACCACGCACGATCTGCCCACCGTCACCGGATGGTGGCGCGGAGCGGATATCGTGTGGCGCAATCAGATCGGACAGACCCTGCCGCGTGCCGACGGACGCGATCCCGTCGAAGTGGCGCTGGCCGAGCGTGCGAACGAACGCGCGGCGTTATGGGACGCGTTCCAGTGGGCCGGCGTCGCCGCACATGGCGTGCCCCCGCCGCCGATCGACAGCGCGCCGGTAGATGAAGCGCTCGCCTTCGTCGCCGCCACGCCCTCGCCGCTCGTCACGTATCCGCTCGAGGATCTCCTCGCGCTAGAAGACCAGCCGAATCTGCCGGGCTCGATCGACGAGCATCCGAACTGGCGGCGGCGCCTCGCACTGCCGATCGACGAACTGTTCGCCGAGCCCGCGTTCAGCGACCGCCTGCTCGCGGTTGAACGCGCGCGCAGCGTCGGCGCCACTGCTGCTTCTGCATCCACTACCGCTTCTTCGGGGCCCGACACACCATGA